From Calothrix sp. PCC 6303, a single genomic window includes:
- a CDS encoding NAD(P)H-quinone oxidoreductase subunit 4, which translates to MDVSHFPWLSATIALPLIGALAIPLIPDKEGKTVRWYTLGIAFADFALMIIAFWQNYDFQNSAFQLVEKYPWIPQLGLNWSLAADGISMPLILLTGLINTLAIFAAWKVTNKPRLFYGLMLIMYSAQIGVFAAQDMLLFFLMWEVELVPVYLLISIWGGEKRRYAATKFIIYTAAASIFILVAGLGMAFYGDNFTFDMVELGLKEYPRNLELLIYTGFLIAYGVKLSIFPFHTWLPDAHGEAPAAGSMVLAGVLLKMGGYGLIRFNMEMLPDAHVYFAPVLAILGVVNIVYGACCAFAQTNLKRRLAYSSIAHMGFVLIGIASYTEVGISGAMLQMVSHGLIAAALFFLAGVTYERTHTLMMDKMGGLAKVMPRTFAMFTVGSMASLALPGMSGFVGELMVFLGITTSDVYSSSFKIVVVLLSAVGVILTPIYLLSMLRNVFYGKQNEELHFEGATFDLKPRELFITACLFVPIIAVGLYPKLVTQAYDVKTVEIAEHAREALPVLASEQPNNLYAQANETPSLNDSNMNE; encoded by the coding sequence ATGGATGTTTCACATTTTCCATGGCTGAGTGCCACAATTGCTTTACCCCTAATTGGGGCGCTGGCGATTCCCTTAATCCCAGATAAAGAAGGTAAAACTGTCCGTTGGTACACATTAGGAATAGCCTTCGCAGATTTTGCCCTGATGATAATTGCCTTCTGGCAAAACTACGATTTCCAAAACTCTGCATTTCAACTTGTAGAGAAATATCCTTGGATTCCACAGTTAGGCTTAAATTGGTCATTAGCCGCTGATGGCATATCCATGCCCCTAATCTTATTAACAGGTTTAATCAATACCCTCGCAATATTCGCGGCTTGGAAAGTTACAAACAAGCCGCGATTATTTTATGGTTTGATGCTAATCATGTATAGCGCCCAAATTGGTGTATTTGCGGCACAAGACATGTTGTTATTCTTCCTAATGTGGGAAGTTGAATTGGTTCCTGTTTATCTATTAATTTCTATCTGGGGTGGTGAGAAACGTCGCTACGCTGCAACTAAATTTATTATCTACACAGCCGCTGCTTCTATCTTTATTTTGGTTGCAGGTTTGGGAATGGCTTTCTATGGCGATAATTTCACCTTTGACATGGTGGAACTCGGTTTGAAAGAATATCCCCGAAACTTAGAATTACTTATCTATACTGGCTTCTTGATTGCCTACGGTGTCAAACTATCTATCTTCCCCTTCCACACTTGGTTACCTGATGCCCACGGTGAAGCACCTGCGGCTGGTTCCATGGTTTTGGCTGGTGTGTTGTTAAAAATGGGTGGCTACGGGTTGATTCGCTTCAACATGGAAATGTTGCCTGATGCCCATGTTTATTTTGCCCCTGTGTTGGCAATTTTAGGTGTAGTTAACATTGTTTACGGTGCATGTTGTGCATTCGCTCAAACAAACCTCAAGCGTCGTTTGGCTTATTCTTCAATTGCCCACATGGGATTTGTGCTAATTGGTATCGCTTCCTACACAGAAGTTGGTATCAGCGGTGCAATGTTACAAATGGTTTCCCATGGTTTAATTGCTGCTGCTTTATTCTTCTTAGCTGGTGTAACTTACGAACGTACCCACACCTTGATGATGGACAAAATGGGCGGTTTGGCAAAAGTAATGCCCCGCACCTTCGCTATGTTCACAGTGGGTTCCATGGCTTCTTTAGCGTTACCTGGTATGAGTGGTTTCGTCGGAGAATTGATGGTGTTCTTAGGGATTACCACCAGCGATGTCTACAGTTCTAGCTTTAAGATTGTAGTTGTCTTGTTGAGTGCAGTTGGTGTGATCTTGACCCCAATTTATCTACTGTCAATGTTACGCAATGTGTTCTACGGTAAGCAAAACGAAGAACTACACTTCGAGGGTGCAACATTTGATCTTAAACCCCGTGAGTTGTTTATCACTGCATGTTTATTTGTCCCCATCATAGCTGTTGGTTTGTATCCTAAATTAGTTACACAAGCCTACGATGTGAAAACAGTGGAAATTGCTGAACACGCAAGGGAAGCATTACCAGTGTTAGCGAGTGAACAACCGAATAACTTATATGCACAAGCTAATGAGACTCCTAGCTTGAATGATTCCAACATGAACGAGTAA
- the serA gene encoding phosphoglycerate dehydrogenase, producing MSKVLVSDPIDQAGIDILSQVATVDVKTNLKPEEIIQIIGDYDALMIRSGTRVTQEIIEAGTNLKIIGRAGVGVDNVDVPAATRKGIVVVNSPEGNTIAAAEHALAMMLSLSRYIPDANASTKRGEWDRKTFVGAEVYKKTLGIVGLGKIGSHVAAVAKAMGMKLLAYDPFISTERAEQIGCQLVDMDLLVQQADYITLHIPKTPETTHLINAEMLAKMKPNVRIVNCARGGIIDENAIADAIKQGKIAGAALDVFESEPLGESPLRDLGKGIIITPHLGASTTEAQVNVAIDVAEQIRDVLLGLPARSAVNIPGFGPDVLEELKPYMQLAETLGKLVGQLAGGRVELLNIRLQGELATNKSQPLVVAALKGLLSQALRERVNYVNASIEAKERGIRVIETRDEAVKDYPGSLHLEATGNLGTHSVTGALLGDGEIRLTNMDGFPINVPPSKYMVFTLHRDMPGIIGKLGSLLGSFNVNIASMQVGRKIVRGDAVMALSIDDPLPDGILSEITKVQGIRDAYTVTL from the coding sequence ATGTCTAAGGTTCTCGTATCCGATCCAATTGACCAGGCTGGAATTGACATTCTCTCCCAAGTCGCTACTGTTGATGTCAAGACAAATTTAAAGCCGGAAGAAATTATCCAGATTATTGGTGACTATGATGCATTGATGATTCGTTCTGGGACTCGTGTGACTCAGGAAATTATCGAAGCTGGTACCAATCTCAAAATCATTGGTCGTGCAGGGGTTGGGGTGGATAATGTAGATGTCCCCGCAGCGACTCGCAAAGGTATTGTTGTTGTCAATTCCCCCGAAGGTAACACAATCGCGGCTGCTGAACATGCTTTGGCGATGATGTTGTCTTTATCCCGTTATATCCCTGATGCCAATGCTTCCACAAAGCGAGGTGAATGGGATCGCAAAACTTTTGTGGGTGCAGAAGTTTATAAAAAAACCCTGGGTATTGTGGGTTTGGGTAAAATCGGTTCCCATGTGGCAGCTGTTGCCAAAGCGATGGGAATGAAGTTACTGGCGTATGATCCATTTATTTCCACTGAACGGGCTGAACAAATTGGCTGTCAGTTGGTGGATATGGATTTGTTAGTGCAGCAAGCCGATTATATAACTCTACATATCCCCAAAACCCCAGAAACCACCCATCTAATTAACGCCGAGATGTTGGCGAAGATGAAACCCAACGTCAGAATCGTCAATTGTGCGCGTGGTGGGATTATTGACGAGAATGCGATCGCAGATGCCATCAAACAGGGTAAAATCGCTGGTGCAGCTTTGGATGTGTTTGAGTCGGAACCTCTAGGAGAATCACCCCTCCGGGATCTAGGCAAAGGTATAATTATTACTCCTCACCTTGGTGCTTCCACTACAGAAGCTCAGGTAAATGTAGCAATTGACGTAGCTGAACAAATCCGAGATGTGTTACTTGGACTACCAGCACGCTCCGCCGTGAACATTCCTGGCTTTGGTCCCGATGTCCTGGAAGAACTCAAACCCTACATGCAATTAGCCGAAACCCTCGGAAAATTGGTCGGACAACTTGCAGGTGGACGAGTAGAATTGCTCAACATCCGACTCCAAGGTGAATTAGCCACCAATAAGAGTCAACCATTAGTTGTCGCGGCACTTAAAGGTTTGCTTTCCCAAGCTTTGCGAGAACGGGTTAACTACGTCAATGCCAGCATTGAAGCCAAAGAACGCGGTATCCGTGTGATTGAAACCAGAGACGAAGCCGTCAAAGATTATCCCGGTTCATTACACCTAGAAGCAACCGGAAATTTGGGAACACATTCAGTAACAGGCGCATTATTGGGAGATGGAGAAATCCGTCTCACAAACATGGATGGCTTTCCCATCAACGTTCCCCCCAGCAAGTACATGGTATTTACCCTACACCGAGATATGCCAGGGATTATCGGTAAATTAGGCTCGCTTCTAGGTAGCTTTAATGTCAACATTGCCAGTATGCAGGTAGGCAGAAAAATCGTGCGCGGTGATGCAGTTATGGCACTGAGTATTGATGATCCTTTACCCGATGGTATTTTGTCCGAAATCACCAAAGTTCAAGGTATTCGTGATGCTTATACGGTGACATTGTAA
- the thiS gene encoding sulfur carrier protein ThiS, with amino-acid sequence MSEQIDIHVNGESRSCAKQTPLPQLLQQLGFNPRLVAVEYNGEILHRQYWESTLIQLSDRLEVVTIVGGG; translated from the coding sequence ATGTCTGAGCAAATTGACATCCATGTAAATGGTGAATCTCGTAGTTGCGCCAAACAAACCCCTTTACCCCAATTACTTCAACAACTAGGCTTTAACCCCCGCCTAGTTGCAGTGGAGTATAACGGGGAAATTTTGCACCGCCAGTACTGGGAAAGTACATTAATTCAATTAAGCGATCGCTTAGAGGTTGTAACTATTGTTGGCGGTGGTTGA
- a CDS encoding thiamine phosphate synthase, which translates to MKQSGCYDISTNGVVAMVEPQSQKGQIQQIVYRILDANLDRAREGLRIIEEWCRFGLNNASMSGECKRLRQEVAIWHTNELRAARDTQGDPGTELSHAQEEERSSIKTLLQANFCRVQEALRVLEEYGKLYNSNMGKAFKQMRYQVYTLETNLMGYERQQMLMRSRLYLVTSPEEKILEVVEAALKGGLTLIQYRDKETDDTQRLKIAKQLRQLCYTHNALLIINDRVDLALAVDADGVHLGQQDMPIAIARQLLGPQRLIGRSTTNSQEMQQAIADGADYIGVGPVYETPTKAEKAATGLEYVRYAAKNSSVPWFAIGGIDTANINDVIEAGAYRVAVVRSLMQAEQPTLVTQYLLSQLNLAPSEPSQSHV; encoded by the coding sequence ATGAAACAGTCTGGCTGTTACGATATAAGCACTAATGGGGTTGTTGCGATGGTCGAGCCACAAAGCCAAAAAGGGCAGATTCAGCAGATTGTTTATCGGATTTTAGATGCGAATTTAGATCGCGCCCGCGAAGGTTTGCGGATTATTGAGGAATGGTGCCGCTTTGGGTTAAATAATGCCTCCATGTCAGGAGAATGTAAGCGACTTCGACAAGAAGTTGCTATTTGGCACACAAACGAACTTAGAGCCGCACGGGATACCCAGGGTGATCCCGGAACTGAGTTGAGTCATGCCCAAGAAGAAGAACGTTCCAGTATCAAAACCTTATTGCAGGCTAATTTCTGTCGCGTGCAAGAGGCTCTGAGGGTACTTGAAGAATATGGTAAACTCTATAACTCAAATATGGGTAAAGCATTTAAACAGATGCGTTACCAAGTTTATACCCTAGAAACGAACTTGATGGGCTACGAGCGGCAGCAAATGCTGATGCGATCGCGTCTTTATCTGGTGACTTCCCCAGAGGAGAAAATCTTAGAAGTTGTGGAAGCTGCACTGAAAGGGGGATTAACCCTGATACAGTACCGCGATAAAGAGACTGATGATACCCAGCGCTTGAAAATTGCCAAACAGCTACGTCAGCTTTGTTATACCCACAATGCTCTATTGATCATCAATGATCGCGTAGATTTAGCTCTGGCTGTAGATGCCGATGGTGTCCACCTCGGACAACAAGATATGCCCATTGCCATCGCCCGTCAACTTTTGGGACCACAACGTTTAATTGGTCGCTCTACCACAAACTCCCAAGAAATGCAACAAGCGATCGCTGATGGTGCCGACTATATTGGTGTGGGACCTGTTTACGAAACTCCCACCAAAGCCGAAAAAGCTGCCACAGGCTTAGAATATGTCCGCTATGCCGCCAAAAATTCATCAGTACCGTGGTTTGCCATCGGTGGTATTGATACAGCTAACATTAACGATGTAATTGAAGCTGGAGCCTATCGTGTCGCTGTCGTGCGAAGCCTGATGCAAGCTGAACAACCCACCCTCGTGACACAATATTTACTTTCCCAACTAAATCTTGCCCCATCTGAACCGAGTCAATCCCATGTCTGA
- a CDS encoding DUF1565 domain-containing protein, producing MRLLASDGSPHLFLKVLLFSVLRSSVVFFTLGWGLAGVVMENLDPKIAIAQTPESSQQTPMGEKTMSQVQTLFVNPSIGDDKTGDGSDRTPFKTITQALQAAKGNIVISLGKGTYSQENGESFPLILHPGITLQGDPASKGKNIIIQGGNDYLSRSYGRQNITIVGANESALVGVTITNPNPRGYGMWIESTNPTVSENIFVGSTQDGISVSGDSKAIISKNYFYRNGANGMTISGHARPEVRENTFQQTGFGINIAQSAEPSIISNQIQYNRAGVIVQANARPILRSNLIQGNREDGLVAIAQAMPDLGTATEAGGNEFRNNTRYDINATANKQVFSAYGNIIKNDASRIAGKVQIGGSSTPIAQTTQPSREVTALKNEITFTAPTAPNLSNNTPKTLARGIAPNISPSALQSQIAAPQAAILTPPAAKNNLFSTPSNLGNSQTATGELPQLNYIKISPGTIEFTAPQSPNSAALQQENLPSGGAANLMQTGNNNNMPSLAYSSNQTSAKLRYRIIVPAGNQRDEEIIRFLSPTAFRTVWKGQEVFQVGAFSSTFNAEQMLRILNNNGLKGVMESSN from the coding sequence TTGAGATTGCTTGCTAGTGATGGTAGCCCCCATTTATTTCTCAAAGTCTTGTTATTTTCAGTTTTGCGTTCATCGGTTGTATTTTTTACCCTCGGCTGGGGATTAGCCGGTGTGGTGATGGAGAACTTAGATCCGAAAATTGCCATTGCCCAAACTCCTGAAAGTTCGCAGCAAACACCTATGGGTGAAAAAACAATGTCTCAGGTTCAGACACTGTTTGTCAACCCAAGTATCGGAGATGACAAGACGGGTGATGGAAGCGATCGCACTCCGTTTAAAACTATTACTCAGGCGTTGCAGGCAGCTAAGGGCAATATTGTGATTTCCCTCGGCAAGGGTACCTACAGCCAAGAAAATGGTGAGTCGTTCCCTTTAATACTTCATCCTGGAATTACACTTCAAGGTGATCCCGCTAGCAAGGGAAAAAATATTATTATTCAAGGTGGAAACGATTACCTCAGCCGCAGCTATGGCAGACAAAACATCACTATAGTTGGTGCTAACGAATCTGCTTTAGTAGGTGTCACAATTACAAATCCCAATCCTCGCGGTTATGGAATGTGGATTGAATCCACCAACCCAACAGTGAGCGAAAATATCTTTGTTGGCAGTACCCAAGATGGAATTTCCGTCAGCGGCGATAGTAAGGCAATTATCAGTAAAAATTATTTTTATCGTAATGGTGCCAATGGGATGACAATTTCCGGACATGCACGTCCAGAAGTTCGGGAAAACACCTTTCAGCAAACCGGATTTGGGATTAATATTGCCCAAAGTGCCGAACCAAGCATAATTAGTAATCAAATTCAATACAATCGGGCAGGAGTGATTGTTCAAGCAAATGCCCGCCCTATATTACGTAGTAATCTTATTCAAGGCAATCGGGAAGATGGTTTGGTGGCAATTGCCCAAGCAATGCCAGATTTGGGAACTGCCACAGAAGCCGGGGGAAATGAATTCCGTAACAACACCCGTTACGATATCAATGCCACTGCTAACAAACAGGTTTTTTCGGCATATGGCAACATCATCAAAAATGATGCCTCACGCATTGCTGGGAAGGTGCAAATTGGTGGTAGCAGCACACCCATCGCTCAAACTACTCAGCCCAGTCGAGAAGTAACAGCCCTCAAAAATGAAATCACCTTTACTGCCCCTACTGCTCCCAATTTGAGTAACAATACCCCTAAAACTCTGGCGAGAGGAATTGCGCCAAATATCTCTCCCTCAGCTTTACAAAGCCAAATAGCAGCACCACAGGCAGCTATTCTGACTCCACCTGCCGCTAAAAATAATCTGTTTTCAACTCCCTCTAATTTAGGGAATTCCCAAACAGCAACAGGTGAACTGCCACAACTAAATTACATCAAGATTTCTCCGGGGACAATCGAGTTTACAGCCCCTCAATCGCCAAATTCAGCAGCATTACAACAGGAAAATTTACCTTCTGGTGGTGCTGCTAATCTCATGCAAACTGGCAACAATAACAACATGCCATCACTGGCATACAGCAGCAATCAAACTTCTGCAAAACTGCGTTATCGCATCATCGTACCAGCGGGAAATCAGCGTGATGAAGAAATAATTCGCTTTTTATCCCCAACTGCTTTTCGTACCGTTTGGAAAGGACAGGAAGTCTTTCAAGTTGGTGCTTTTAGTAGTACTTTTAATGCCGAGCAAATGTTGAGGATTTTGAATAATAATGGTTTAAAAGGGGTGATGGAAAGCTCAAATTAG
- a CDS encoding CU044_2847 family protein, whose translation MARKLIELDAGDGKTILVAVDVPETSVGRVSSPGDIPIEKVDSSFGAVKDLIIRGCRPITQAFEALQKESQPAFAEVEFGVNFTAKGSVYVVESTGQASLKVKITWNLAPQNHNLAVPQAEEQV comes from the coding sequence ATGGCACGCAAACTAATCGAACTGGATGCAGGAGACGGCAAGACTATTTTAGTTGCTGTGGATGTACCGGAAACATCCGTTGGGCGAGTATCTTCCCCTGGTGATATCCCAATAGAGAAAGTGGATAGCAGTTTTGGAGCCGTTAAAGATTTGATTATACGTGGTTGTCGTCCAATTACACAGGCTTTTGAAGCTTTGCAGAAAGAGTCTCAACCTGCGTTTGCGGAAGTTGAGTTTGGGGTAAATTTTACTGCTAAGGGTTCGGTTTATGTGGTGGAATCTACTGGACAGGCTTCTTTAAAGGTGAAAATTACTTGGAATTTAGCACCACAGAATCATAATTTAGCTGTTCCGCAGGCGGAGGAACAAGTATAG
- a CDS encoding AAA-like domain-containing protein, whose translation MSWDLVKACTVAISNPAGDVRGTGFFVSQEGHLLTCCHVVEETGGWENVRVNGEAVELVYLGNRNCDDFAVLKLPHYQGDAVPLSLDFQPMDRFLSVGYGRLDFPQGASIDGTITDVNPQLEFSNLPMLRLRVKANSQQVQGGYSGSPVFNAETQQVIGAIAAYDNSDGALAVPLSTVSQQWSNFSRFINILPVVPPLPASEIKRVFISYRSEDPDLSLAQNFYEEIRNAGHQAFMAGESIRLGENWAKRIDRELESCDYFLLLLSSKSATSEMVTEEVRRAKELQDLRPEKKPGILPIRVNFPISSPLNYDLRGYLNQIQQREWKSSADTAKILQEVLTLLAEENPSPNLSPTGEALKSCMIESLENPPLPVAEPELPEGQVDLASVFYVNRDRIEERCYEAIIKPGSLIRIKAPRQMGKTSLMARILYHASQNGCLTVPLSFQLADGKVFTDLDQFLRWFSASVGRRLKLSNKLADYWDEIFGSKDNCTAYFEEYLLTEINQPLVLGLDEVDLVFQHPEIAADFFGLLRAWHEDAKNRDIWKKLRLVVVHSTEVYIPMNINQSPFNVGLPIELPELNPEQVQDLAQRHGLNWSHTEIEQLMAMVGGHPFLVRVAMYRIARRDNTLNELLQTAPTEAGLYGDHLRRHLWNLEQRPDLATAFKRIVTVTTPIRLDSIQCFQLLSMGLVHLQGNDVTPRCDLYRQYFRDRL comes from the coding sequence ATGAGTTGGGATTTAGTTAAAGCTTGTACTGTGGCAATCTCCAATCCTGCTGGTGATGTTCGGGGTACAGGTTTTTTTGTTTCACAGGAAGGACATTTACTCACTTGCTGCCATGTTGTTGAGGAGACTGGTGGGTGGGAAAATGTGCGGGTGAATGGGGAAGCTGTGGAGTTGGTTTATTTGGGGAATCGAAATTGCGATGATTTTGCGGTTTTGAAGTTACCTCATTATCAAGGTGATGCGGTTCCTTTGTCTTTGGATTTTCAACCGATGGACAGGTTTTTGTCTGTGGGTTATGGACGTTTGGATTTTCCTCAAGGTGCGTCGATTGATGGGACTATTACTGATGTTAATCCCCAGTTGGAATTTAGCAATTTACCAATGTTGCGGTTGCGGGTTAAAGCCAATTCCCAGCAGGTTCAAGGGGGTTACAGTGGTTCTCCTGTATTTAATGCCGAAACTCAGCAAGTAATTGGCGCGATCGCAGCTTACGATAATTCTGATGGTGCTTTGGCTGTTCCATTATCGACTGTTAGTCAGCAATGGTCTAATTTTTCTCGGTTTATCAATATTCTGCCTGTTGTCCCACCACTTCCAGCAAGTGAGATTAAAAGGGTTTTTATTAGTTATCGCAGTGAAGACCCTGATTTAAGTTTGGCACAGAATTTCTATGAGGAAATTAGAAATGCTGGACATCAAGCTTTTATGGCAGGGGAAAGCATTCGTTTAGGGGAAAATTGGGCAAAACGTATTGATAGAGAATTGGAAAGTTGCGATTATTTTCTCTTACTTTTGTCGTCAAAGTCAGCAACCAGCGAAATGGTGACGGAGGAAGTTCGACGGGCAAAGGAATTACAGGATTTACGTCCGGAAAAGAAACCGGGAATTTTACCTATTCGGGTTAATTTTCCCATAAGTTCGCCATTAAACTACGATTTACGCGGTTATTTAAATCAAATTCAACAACGTGAATGGAAGTCTTCTGCCGACACTGCCAAGATTTTACAAGAGGTTTTGACGCTGCTAGCTGAGGAAAACCCCTCTCCAAACCTCTCCCCCACAGGGGAGGCTTTGAAATCCTGTATGATTGAGAGTTTGGAGAATCCACCGTTACCCGTTGCTGAACCCGAATTACCAGAAGGACAAGTTGATTTAGCATCAGTATTTTATGTAAACCGCGATCGCATTGAGGAACGGTGCTATGAAGCAATTATTAAACCGGGTTCTTTGATTCGCATTAAAGCACCTCGACAAATGGGTAAAACCTCGCTGATGGCAAGGATTCTTTACCATGCTTCACAAAATGGTTGTTTGACTGTTCCTTTGAGTTTTCAATTAGCTGATGGCAAGGTTTTTACAGATTTAGACCAATTTTTGCGGTGGTTTTCTGCAAGTGTTGGACGTAGGTTGAAATTAAGCAATAAATTAGCAGATTACTGGGATGAGATTTTTGGCAGTAAAGATAATTGCACTGCTTATTTTGAAGAATATTTATTAACGGAAATCAACCAACCCCTAGTTTTAGGTTTGGATGAAGTCGATTTAGTCTTTCAACATCCCGAAATTGCGGCTGATTTTTTTGGATTGTTACGTGCTTGGCATGAAGACGCTAAAAACCGCGATATTTGGAAAAAACTGCGGTTGGTAGTGGTACATTCCACCGAAGTTTATATTCCCATGAATATCAATCAATCGCCCTTTAATGTGGGTTTACCGATTGAATTACCGGAATTGAACCCAGAACAAGTACAGGATTTAGCACAACGACATGGACTTAACTGGAGTCATACCGAAATTGAGCAATTAATGGCAATGGTGGGAGGACATCCATTTTTAGTCAGGGTTGCCATGTATCGCATTGCTCGACGAGATAATACCCTCAACGAACTTTTACAAACAGCACCAACCGAAGCAGGACTTTACGGAGACCATTTGCGTCGTCATTTGTGGAACCTAGAACAGCGTCCAGATTTAGCCACTGCTTTTAAAAGGATTGTGACAGTGACAACACCAATCAGGTTGGATTCGATACAATGCTTTCAGTTGCTAAGTATGGGTTTGGTACATCTCCAAGGTAACGATGTTACACCACGTTGCGATTTGTACCGTCAATATTTCCGCGATCGCTTATAG